One genomic segment of Catalinimonas alkaloidigena includes these proteins:
- a CDS encoding acyl-CoA dehydrogenase yields the protein MHPTDPAPENPNLIAFIPFLYLAWADADLTDQEINDLREAITAFSWLTDSERNYLYAHLNPEQTPSPNTLKGWQRIIRQHTNELSSELKSTLVTTGLKLANVHSPRTSPSAAIKEALERVESQLGVLGRESPYHIQRQAHPTQTNERNTTKSFDPQIIKAVLEGDERATIERVKALLVQEEFDFVSPYITVRQYREQVFKWCKLLADQGLGNTAYPTEYGGEDDIKKYFAIMETLSYHDLSMVIKFGVQFGLWGMSILYLGTKKHHDLYLRPIGRLELPGCFAMTETGHGSNVKGLETTATYDQQEGMITIHTPHESAGKEYIGNAAAHGQMATVFAKLVIEEVDYGVNAFIVPLRDQQGELLPGVRIEDNGHKMGLNGVDNGRIWFDQVKVARDAMLDRYASIDDDGKFNSLISSDNRRFFTMLGTLVGGRVGIARSALSAAKSGLTIAIRYAEQRHQFGPENGQEVPILNYRTHQRRLLPLLANAYAGHFALRFLTRRFLSRTKEDMKEVEALAAGLKAWSSWNTTRTLQECREALGGKGYLSENRIARLKNDTDIYTTFEGDNTVLMQLVAKSRLAEFKKEFADINFFGMVNYIADKARINIAEKNPIAVRETSREHLLDFNFHIKAFRYREMRILKSAATRFKHHIDEGMDSFDAFNQTQYHMFKVGFAYIERVVLEQFVEEIQQIEDEASQEVLTQVCQLFALSQIEQHKGWYLENGYMDGVKTKAIRREINELCWELRKEASGLVKAFGIPEKLLPALIKDD from the coding sequence ATGCACCCCACTGATCCTGCTCCTGAAAACCCTAATCTCATTGCTTTTATCCCTTTTTTGTACCTTGCCTGGGCGGATGCCGACCTGACAGACCAGGAAATCAATGATCTCAGAGAAGCCATTACGGCTTTTAGCTGGCTTACCGATTCTGAGCGTAACTACCTGTATGCTCACCTTAATCCGGAACAAACCCCTTCACCCAATACTCTAAAGGGATGGCAGCGGATCATCAGGCAACATACCAACGAACTTTCCAGTGAGTTGAAGAGTACCCTGGTCACTACCGGCCTGAAGCTGGCCAACGTACACAGCCCACGCACCTCACCATCTGCAGCGATTAAAGAAGCATTGGAACGGGTTGAATCTCAGCTGGGGGTACTGGGGCGTGAGTCGCCCTATCATATACAGCGCCAGGCCCACCCCACCCAAACCAATGAACGGAACACTACCAAAAGTTTTGACCCTCAAATCATCAAGGCCGTTTTAGAGGGAGATGAGCGAGCCACCATTGAGCGCGTCAAAGCACTACTGGTTCAGGAAGAATTTGATTTTGTTTCTCCCTACATCACTGTTCGGCAGTACCGCGAGCAGGTTTTTAAGTGGTGTAAGCTGCTGGCGGATCAGGGGCTGGGTAATACGGCCTATCCCACTGAATACGGCGGAGAAGATGACATTAAAAAGTACTTCGCCATTATGGAAACCCTTTCTTATCACGACCTGAGTATGGTGATCAAGTTTGGGGTGCAGTTTGGCTTATGGGGTATGAGTATATTGTACCTGGGAACGAAAAAACACCACGACCTATACTTACGGCCCATTGGTAGGCTGGAGTTGCCCGGCTGCTTTGCCATGACCGAAACCGGACATGGTTCTAATGTGAAAGGATTGGAAACCACGGCTACCTACGATCAGCAGGAAGGCATGATCACCATCCATACCCCTCATGAGTCGGCTGGCAAGGAATACATAGGCAATGCCGCCGCCCACGGGCAGATGGCTACCGTATTTGCCAAGCTGGTGATAGAGGAGGTAGATTATGGCGTCAATGCCTTTATTGTTCCCCTGCGTGATCAGCAGGGCGAGCTACTACCTGGTGTCCGGATTGAGGACAATGGTCATAAAATGGGGCTGAACGGAGTGGATAACGGACGTATTTGGTTTGATCAGGTCAAAGTAGCCCGGGATGCTATGCTGGACCGCTACGCATCCATAGACGATGATGGGAAATTTAACAGCCTAATCAGTAGCGACAATCGTCGGTTCTTTACTATGCTGGGCACTTTGGTAGGAGGCAGGGTTGGGATTGCCCGCTCTGCCTTGAGTGCGGCCAAGTCGGGCCTGACCATTGCCATTAGGTATGCTGAACAGCGGCATCAGTTTGGTCCTGAAAATGGACAGGAGGTGCCTATACTCAACTACCGCACCCATCAGCGCCGACTCCTTCCCTTACTGGCCAACGCCTATGCCGGCCACTTTGCCCTGCGCTTTCTCACCCGGCGTTTCCTGTCCCGGACCAAGGAAGACATGAAGGAAGTGGAGGCACTTGCTGCCGGGCTAAAAGCCTGGTCAAGCTGGAACACGACCCGCACGCTACAGGAATGCCGGGAAGCACTGGGGGGCAAAGGTTATCTCTCAGAGAATAGGATTGCTCGCTTAAAAAACGATACGGACATCTACACCACTTTTGAGGGAGATAATACCGTGCTGATGCAGTTAGTGGCCAAAAGCCGCCTGGCGGAGTTCAAAAAAGAATTCGCTGACATTAATTTTTTTGGTATGGTCAACTACATCGCTGACAAAGCGCGGATCAATATAGCAGAGAAAAACCCGATCGCCGTTCGCGAAACAAGTCGTGAGCATTTATTGGATTTTAACTTTCATATTAAGGCTTTTCGCTACCGCGAGATGAGGATACTGAAAAGTGCTGCTACGCGCTTCAAACATCATATTGATGAGGGCATGGACTCCTTTGACGCCTTTAACCAAACCCAGTACCATATGTTCAAGGTAGGCTTTGCCTATATTGAGCGAGTGGTTCTGGAGCAGTTCGTAGAAGAAATACAGCAGATTGAGGATGAGGCCAGCCAAGAAGTGCTGACCCAGGTCTGTCAGCTCTTTGCATTATCTCAGATAGAGCAACATAAAGGCTGGTATTTAGAAAACGGATACATGGATGGTGTTAAAACGAAAGCTATTCGTAGAGAGATCAACGAGCTATGTTGGGAGCTTAGAAAGGAAGCCTCCGGGCTCGTGAAAGCCTTTGGCATTCCGGAAAAATTATTACCTGCGCTCATAAAAGATGACTAA
- a CDS encoding amidohydrolase/deacetylase family metallohydrolase — translation MRIKLPIFLLFFCLLATHIQAQNYSLLLKGGHVIDPKNNIDEVMDIAVSGDSIARVAKNISEAEAEKVVDASGLYVTPGLIDIHSHNFHGTEPDAYLSNSFTALPPDGFTFRVGITTIVDVGGAGWKNFNTFKEQTIDQSKTRVLSFLNIVGSGMKGGPYEQNLNDMDGKMTGMMAQRYPEIVGVKVAHYAGPEWKPVEQAVIAGEMANVPVMIDFGGHIPPLSLETLFMEKLRPGDIFTHTFAHVPGRIPVVDERGHVRPYVYEAQERGIIFDVGHGGGSFLFRQAIPAMKEGFRPNTISTDLHTGSMNAGMKDQLNIMSKFLNMEMSLAEVITASTWKPAQVIHREELGHLSEGAIADIAVFSLQEGEFGFIDSGGYRMDGTQKLQCELTIRAGDVVYDLNGISRPYWIVENPNKAEE, via the coding sequence ATGCGAATCAAATTACCTATATTTCTTTTGTTCTTCTGCCTGCTGGCCACCCATATCCAGGCACAAAACTATAGCCTTCTCCTCAAAGGAGGGCATGTAATAGACCCTAAAAATAATATTGACGAAGTAATGGACATTGCTGTCAGCGGAGACAGTATTGCCCGGGTAGCGAAAAATATTTCCGAGGCTGAGGCAGAAAAAGTAGTTGACGCCAGTGGCTTATATGTTACCCCCGGCCTCATTGACATCCACTCCCATAATTTTCACGGTACTGAGCCGGATGCTTACCTCAGCAATAGCTTTACTGCACTTCCTCCTGATGGTTTTACCTTCCGGGTAGGCATAACTACCATTGTAGATGTGGGGGGAGCTGGCTGGAAAAACTTCAATACTTTTAAGGAACAAACCATAGACCAGTCCAAAACAAGGGTGCTTTCTTTCCTCAATATTGTAGGCTCCGGCATGAAAGGAGGGCCTTATGAGCAGAATCTAAACGATATGGATGGTAAGATGACCGGCATGATGGCGCAGCGCTACCCTGAGATTGTAGGGGTAAAAGTAGCCCATTACGCAGGTCCGGAATGGAAGCCGGTAGAGCAGGCAGTAATCGCCGGTGAGATGGCCAACGTACCGGTGATGATTGACTTTGGCGGGCATATCCCGCCCCTTTCGCTTGAGACCCTATTTATGGAGAAGCTACGCCCCGGTGATATCTTTACGCACACTTTCGCACATGTGCCGGGCAGAATACCTGTAGTAGATGAAAGAGGGCATGTAAGACCCTACGTATATGAGGCCCAGGAACGAGGAATCATTTTTGATGTAGGGCATGGTGGAGGAAGCTTCCTTTTCCGTCAGGCAATTCCCGCCATGAAAGAGGGCTTTCGTCCTAACACAATCAGCACCGACCTGCATACCGGCAGTATGAATGCGGGGATGAAAGATCAACTCAATATCATGTCCAAGTTTCTGAACATGGAGATGTCGCTGGCAGAAGTAATAACAGCTTCTACCTGGAAACCCGCTCAGGTGATCCACCGCGAAGAGCTGGGCCACCTGAGTGAAGGAGCGATAGCCGATATCGCAGTATTCAGCCTGCAGGAAGGAGAGTTTGGCTTTATTGACTCGGGAGGGTACAGAATGGATGGCACACAAAAGCTACAATGCGAACTCACCATCCGTGCAGGTGATGTAGTTTATGACCTCAATGGAATTTCCCGTCCCTACTGGATTGTGGAAAATCCTAACAAAGCCGAGGAGTAA
- a CDS encoding SMP-30/gluconolactonase/LRE family protein, with protein sequence MLPDGTHIVCEVSLNAILKLDNNGKILKQLTSTCGEFPLRLPNDLTLERNGGVYFTDSGEEDKNQLLNDKGRIGYVDTEGSSHFVADCEGIPNGIVISNDNITLYVDVNFKNEISSYSITAPGKVGVSKLFAKLSEAQEGEWLGPDWIAVNIEGKIYVTQFGVGKVFELNPRGDLIRSISAGHQNRTNIAFSGENDKLYRSQDHQEK encoded by the coding sequence ATGTTGCCAGATGGAACCCATATTGTTTGTGAAGTGAGCTTAAATGCTATACTAAAGCTTGATAATAACGGCAAAATATTGAAGCAACTTACTTCTACTTGTGGAGAATTCCCTTTAAGATTACCCAACGATTTAACTTTGGAAAGAAATGGTGGCGTTTATTTTACTGATTCTGGAGAGGAAGATAAGAACCAATTACTCAATGATAAAGGAAGAATTGGTTATGTAGATACAGAAGGTAGCTCCCATTTTGTGGCTGATTGTGAGGGAATACCTAATGGTATTGTGATTTCTAATGACAATATTACGCTATATGTGGATGTCAACTTTAAAAATGAAATATCATCCTATTCTATTACAGCTCCAGGAAAAGTCGGGGTATCAAAGCTATTTGCAAAGCTGTCTGAAGCACAAGAAGGCGAATGGTTGGGTCCGGACTGGATTGCAGTAAATATTGAGGGTAAGATATATGTTACTCAGTTTGGAGTAGGAAAAGTATTTGAATTAAATCCCCGAGGTGATTTGATAAGAAGTATTTCTGCTGGTCATCAAAACCGTACTAATATTGCATTCAGTGGGGAGAACGATAAACTTTATAGGTCACAGGATCACCAGGAGAAATAA
- a CDS encoding SusD/RagB family nutrient-binding outer membrane lipoprotein — protein MNNLFLKNIFFFASLLAILLPACDDGLAELNENPDAYSDIVPEFLFTKAQLDAVDISYFGTAALTIGGSMQQFATYKEVPAAGDKYFNDGYSKSYFSVAYPTAVNEIEEVLLSVSEDAEDVNKRSVARIWRVYIFHHLTDLYGDIPYTEAGKGSIEKIYTPKYDEQSFIYEDMLNELEEAAKAMDATKETFGNADLMYSGNVDQWKKFAYSLMLRLGMRLTEVDEAAAQSWVQKAIAGGVILEDSDVAAIDYVDGSQIDSRNPIAWALMRGDYLDPQNEDNVEGGKLAKTFIDHLKNTGDPRLNVISVLWVQSPTGEYVADTSTSLQQGMPNAVFNSKPAEFATFSEPNPNTILKYDAPLLVFTNAETQLLLTEAAIRGWYSGDAGETYEVAVRAGMRQWSRFGSAGDIAVSRIDAYVENNPFPAAGTFEEKMEAIHTQKWVSLFLDEYEIFAEWRRTGYPDLVPTNYPGNLTGGRIPTRFVIPDSEGTINGPNFLEAVDRQGEGNLLTSKVWWDK, from the coding sequence ATGAATAATCTTTTCTTAAAAAATATATTTTTCTTCGCATCCCTGTTGGCTATCTTATTGCCTGCCTGCGATGATGGCCTGGCTGAACTGAATGAAAATCCCGATGCTTATTCTGACATCGTACCTGAATTTCTGTTCACCAAAGCCCAACTGGATGCCGTTGACATCAGCTATTTTGGTACCGCAGCCCTGACCATCGGAGGATCCATGCAGCAGTTTGCTACTTACAAAGAAGTACCTGCCGCAGGAGATAAATATTTTAACGATGGATATTCAAAGTCCTATTTCTCAGTAGCTTATCCCACTGCAGTCAACGAAATTGAGGAAGTACTCTTGTCAGTATCTGAAGATGCTGAGGATGTCAATAAACGTTCAGTAGCACGTATATGGCGGGTATATATCTTCCATCATTTAACCGACCTTTATGGAGATATACCTTATACGGAAGCTGGCAAAGGTTCTATTGAAAAAATCTATACGCCTAAATATGATGAACAATCGTTTATCTATGAGGATATGCTAAACGAACTGGAGGAAGCTGCGAAAGCTATGGATGCAACCAAAGAAACTTTCGGTAACGCCGACCTGATGTATAGCGGCAACGTGGATCAGTGGAAAAAATTCGCTTATTCACTCATGCTGCGCCTGGGAATGCGTTTAACCGAAGTAGATGAGGCAGCGGCACAAAGCTGGGTGCAAAAAGCCATTGCCGGTGGAGTGATTTTGGAAGACAGCGATGTGGCGGCCATTGATTATGTAGATGGCTCACAGATTGACAGCCGCAATCCTATCGCTTGGGCTTTGATGAGAGGCGACTATCTGGACCCGCAAAACGAAGACAATGTGGAAGGTGGAAAACTTGCTAAGACGTTCATTGACCATCTTAAAAATACAGGTGATCCTCGTCTGAATGTAATTTCTGTGCTTTGGGTGCAGTCGCCTACAGGTGAGTATGTAGCAGATACATCTACTAGCTTGCAGCAAGGCATGCCCAATGCGGTATTTAATAGCAAGCCTGCTGAATTCGCCACTTTCTCTGAACCTAATCCTAATACCATTCTTAAATATGATGCTCCTTTGCTGGTATTCACCAATGCTGAAACCCAACTTTTGTTGACAGAAGCTGCTATTCGCGGCTGGTACAGTGGAGATGCAGGCGAAACTTATGAAGTAGCGGTCAGGGCTGGAATGAGGCAGTGGAGCCGTTTTGGTAGTGCAGGAGATATTGCTGTCAGTAGAATTGATGCTTACGTAGAGAATAATCCTTTTCCTGCTGCCGGAACTTTTGAGGAAAAGATGGAAGCCATCCATACTCAAAAATGGGTGAGTCTGTTTCTGGATGAATATGAAATCTTTGCAGAATGGAGACGTACAGGATATCCTGATCTGGTTCCAACCAATTATCCCGGAAACCTGACAGGAGGTAGAATTCCCACACGTTTTGTAATTCCTGATTCAGAAGGCACAATCAATGGACCTAATTTTCTGGAAGCTGTAGATCGACAGGGAGAAGGTAATTTATTGACCAGTAAAGTTTGGTGGGATAAGTAA
- a CDS encoding YybH family protein has translation MKTQLTFTLMIIFSILLAGCEEEKENSKVGETKTDIIGNEFPESKEAIHKIMDSIAQSIKDGDIDKLISFHAYSPKFTEFKNGEPRNGGDENEEFERNVFGSVTEILKFDMSDMKVAVYGDVANVTLHSDFHLKFGEDLAVVNDQISLLFVNTTNGWKIVHEHHSPLKKEN, from the coding sequence ATGAAAACACAACTGACATTTACCCTGATGATCATCTTTAGTATTTTACTTGCAGGCTGCGAGGAGGAAAAAGAAAATTCTAAAGTTGGAGAAACGAAAACCGATATTATTGGCAATGAATTTCCTGAGTCAAAGGAGGCTATTCATAAAATTATGGATAGTATTGCCCAAAGTATAAAAGATGGAGATATTGACAAACTGATCTCATTCCATGCTTACAGCCCGAAGTTCACAGAGTTTAAAAACGGGGAACCAAGAAATGGTGGAGATGAAAATGAAGAATTTGAAAGAAATGTATTTGGCTCAGTTACTGAAATTTTAAAATTTGATATGAGCGATATGAAAGTCGCTGTATATGGTGACGTAGCCAATGTAACGCTCCACTCAGATTTTCACTTAAAATTTGGAGAAGACCTTGCAGTAGTCAATGACCAGATTTCCTTGTTGTTTGTTAATACTACAAATGGCTGGAAAATAGTCCACGAACATCATTCTCCTTTGAAAAAGGAAAATTAA
- a CDS encoding DegT/DnrJ/EryC1/StrS family aminotransferase — MLDRRQLIKRLSALPLVGGIIGGSAPFTSVMASTAAPLYRDYFAELGVRTFINAAGTYTAMTGSLLREEMKDAYNYASQHYVMLDELQDKVGERIAQMLKCEAATVTSGAFSAMTFGMAGVLTGMDPKKAAQIPHLEGTGMKTEVIIQKAHNIGYAHAVRNCGVKVVEVETKEELEKAINKNTAMMLYINTFEPNGEISVEEWLEVAKKHDIPAMNDCAADVPPVENLWKYTQMGYDLVCFSGGKGLRGPQSAGLLLGKKDLIAAARLSAPPRGDTVGRGMKINKEEILGMWAALEAFLNSDRDQEWKLWEDQVAHIADAAKSVKGVTTDIHVPPIANHVPTLGVSWNTKKVKISGDELKEVLRSGHPSIEVAGGGKGSISITTWMMRPGQERIVATRLQQALSGAST, encoded by the coding sequence ATGCTAGACCGAAGACAATTGATCAAACGCCTCTCTGCCCTACCCTTGGTGGGAGGCATTATAGGAGGAAGTGCCCCTTTCACTTCCGTGATGGCATCAACAGCCGCTCCTCTCTACCGCGACTATTTTGCCGAACTGGGAGTACGCACTTTCATCAACGCAGCAGGCACTTATACGGCCATGACCGGCTCGCTGCTACGCGAAGAGATGAAGGATGCCTATAACTATGCTTCCCAGCACTATGTAATGCTGGATGAGCTACAGGATAAAGTGGGCGAAAGAATCGCACAAATGCTAAAATGTGAAGCTGCTACGGTCACTTCCGGGGCTTTTTCTGCCATGACCTTTGGCATGGCAGGTGTGCTCACTGGCATGGATCCTAAGAAAGCAGCACAAATTCCTCACCTGGAAGGCACCGGCATGAAGACAGAAGTTATCATTCAGAAAGCACATAACATTGGCTATGCCCATGCTGTGCGTAACTGTGGGGTGAAAGTCGTAGAAGTAGAAACCAAAGAAGAGCTGGAAAAAGCCATCAATAAAAACACTGCCATGATGCTCTACATCAACACCTTTGAGCCCAATGGAGAGATCAGTGTAGAAGAATGGCTGGAAGTAGCCAAGAAACATGATATTCCTGCTATGAACGACTGCGCCGCTGATGTACCCCCTGTAGAAAACCTATGGAAATATACCCAAATGGGCTACGACCTGGTTTGTTTCTCTGGGGGTAAAGGCTTGCGAGGGCCACAGAGTGCAGGCTTACTCCTTGGTAAAAAAGACCTGATTGCCGCTGCCAGACTTAGTGCTCCTCCCAGGGGGGACACTGTTGGTAGAGGGATGAAGATCAACAAAGAAGAGATACTGGGCATGTGGGCCGCACTGGAAGCTTTTCTTAATAGTGACCGGGACCAAGAGTGGAAGCTATGGGAAGATCAGGTGGCCCATATCGCTGATGCCGCAAAGTCTGTGAAAGGGGTCACCACTGATATACATGTGCCTCCGATTGCTAATCATGTACCTACCCTAGGGGTCTCCTGGAATACTAAAAAAGTAAAGATCTCCGGCGATGAGCTCAAAGAAGTGTTGCGCAGCGGTCATCCTTCAATAGAAGTCGCCGGTGGTGGTAAGGGTTCTATCAGCATAACCACCTGGATGATGCGTCCCGGGCAGGAAAGGATTGTAGCCACTCGTCTTCAGCAGGCACTCTCCGGGGCAAGTACTTAG